A region from the Halomarina litorea genome encodes:
- a CDS encoding V-type ATP synthase subunit F, which translates to MSQEIGVIGSPEFTTGFRLAGVRRFANVPDEDKPEELDSAVEEMLAAEDVGIVVMHDEDLDHLSRNVRKSAETSVEPVLVTLGGSAGSGGLREQIKRAIGIDLMEED; encoded by the coding sequence ATGAGTCAGGAGATCGGAGTCATCGGCAGTCCCGAGTTCACCACCGGGTTCCGTCTGGCGGGCGTTCGCCGGTTCGCGAACGTCCCCGACGAAGACAAACCGGAGGAACTCGATAGTGCCGTCGAAGAGATGCTCGCGGCCGAGGACGTCGGCATCGTCGTGATGCACGACGAGGACCTCGACCACCTCTCGCGGAACGTCCGCAAGAGCGCGGAGACGAGCGTCGAACCCGTCCTCGTCACGCTGGGCGGGTCCGCCGGGAGCGGCGGCCTGCGCGAGCAGATCAAGCGTGCCATCGGTATCGACCTGATGGAGGAAGACTAA
- a CDS encoding V-type ATP synthase subunit C codes for MSASGQAANYEYVTARARSRRAALFDADDYRKLVRMGPGEIARFMEETEYEEEMNALGSRYSGVDLIEYALNRNLAKHFDDMLRFAEGKLYDYIARYLRKFDAWNVKTVVRGIYAGTGRQSVEDDLIRAGEFSERRVNRLVEAESIEAVVEQLDDTIFGDPLAAALDEYEESGVLVPLENAVDRAYYRLLLSDLPSEPDRATRLYIEFLEAEIDFRNIRNALRLARSGADIDPAEYYIPGGRLFDEGEIRTLVNNPDQLVERIRTSPYGDDLDQALDELDAAGSLIEFELALERALLEYSDTLSSRYPLSVCPVLAYILAKEREVDNIRAIARGKEAGLSEDEIEEELVVQ; via the coding sequence ATGAGCGCGTCGGGCCAGGCAGCGAACTACGAGTACGTCACCGCCCGCGCTCGCTCGCGGCGCGCCGCCCTCTTCGACGCGGACGACTACCGCAAGCTGGTCCGCATGGGGCCGGGCGAGATCGCCCGGTTCATGGAGGAGACGGAGTACGAAGAGGAGATGAACGCGCTCGGGTCGCGGTACTCGGGCGTCGACCTCATCGAGTACGCGCTGAACCGCAACCTCGCGAAGCACTTCGACGACATGCTGCGCTTCGCCGAGGGGAAGCTGTACGACTACATCGCCCGCTACCTGCGGAAGTTCGACGCCTGGAACGTCAAGACGGTCGTCCGCGGCATCTACGCCGGGACCGGCCGCCAGTCGGTCGAGGACGACCTCATCCGCGCGGGCGAGTTCTCCGAGCGCCGGGTGAACCGCCTCGTCGAGGCGGAGTCCATCGAGGCCGTCGTCGAACAGCTCGACGACACCATCTTCGGCGACCCGCTGGCCGCCGCCCTCGACGAGTACGAGGAGTCCGGCGTGCTGGTGCCACTGGAGAACGCCGTCGACCGCGCGTACTACCGCCTGCTCCTCTCGGACCTGCCGAGCGAGCCGGACCGCGCGACACGCCTGTACATCGAGTTCCTGGAGGCCGAGATCGACTTCCGGAACATCCGTAACGCGCTGCGACTGGCGCGCTCGGGCGCGGACATCGACCCCGCCGAGTACTACATCCCCGGCGGGCGGCTGTTCGACGAGGGCGAGATTCGAACGCTCGTGAACAACCCCGACCAGCTCGTCGAGCGCATCCGCACCAGCCCCTACGGGGACGACCTGGACCAGGCGCTCGACGAACTCGACGCGGCGGGGAGCCTCATCGAGTTCGAACTGGCGCTCGAACGGGCGTTGCTCGAGTACTCGGACACGCTCTCCAGTCGGTACCCGCTGTCGGTGTGCCCGGTGCTCGCGTACATCCTCGCGAAGGAGCGCGAGGTGGACAACATCCGAGCCATCGCCCGCGGCAAGGAGGCGGGCCTCTCGGAGGACGAGATCGAGGAGGAACTCGTCGTACAATGA
- a CDS encoding V-type ATP synthase subunit E, with translation MSLDTVEEDIREQARARAEEIRSDADERAEAIVSEAEADAEDILEEREETVERQITQEREQKLSSAKLEAKQMRLEARRDVLEEVRESVETQIAEMEDDREELTRVLLEDAAEEFEDSSSVQVHGRPDDAGLLVDILADYDGYEHAGDVDCLGGVVVESENSRIRVNNTFDSVLADVWEDNLREVSEELFDEQGQ, from the coding sequence ATGAGCCTTGATACGGTCGAAGAGGACATCCGAGAACAAGCCCGCGCGCGTGCGGAGGAGATTCGTTCCGACGCGGACGAACGCGCAGAGGCTATCGTCTCCGAGGCGGAGGCGGACGCGGAGGATATCCTCGAAGAACGAGAGGAGACGGTCGAGCGACAGATCACACAGGAACGCGAGCAGAAGCTCTCCAGCGCGAAGCTCGAGGCCAAGCAGATGCGCCTCGAAGCACGCCGGGACGTCCTCGAGGAGGTTCGGGAGAGCGTCGAGACCCAGATCGCCGAGATGGAGGACGACCGCGAGGAACTCACTCGCGTCCTCCTCGAGGACGCCGCCGAGGAGTTCGAGGACTCGTCGTCCGTGCAGGTGCACGGTCGTCCCGACGACGCCGGCCTCCTCGTGGACATCCTCGCGGACTACGACGGCTACGAGCACGCCGGTGACGTCGACTGCCTCGGTGGCGTCGTCGTCGAGAGCGAGAACTCGCGCATCCGCGTGAACAACACGTTCGACTCCGTGCTCGCCGACGTCTGGGAGGACAACCTCCGCGAGGTGAGCGAGGAGTTGTTCGACGAGCAGGGACAATGA